In a single window of the Candidatus Eisenbacteria bacterium genome:
- a CDS encoding type IV pilus twitching motility protein PilT: MIALRASDLHLKAGAPPIYRIDGELRRTDLPALAPEDLLALADQVLTQDQKDGLNDELQLDFALNIEGVARFRANFHTQRGSLAMTFRVVPFHIAEIEALNLPQVVEEIAMKPRGLVLVTGTVGSGKSTTLAAMIDRINRTRNAKIITIEDPIEFVHEDRKGLIIQREVGEDTRSFEGALRHVLRQDPNVILIGEIRDIGTMSVALTAANTGHLVLSTLHTIDSIQTINRVVSFFPPHQHKEVRFLLASSLQAIVSQRLVRCADRTGRIPAVEVLLCTATIRDYILDPEKTPLIRNAIQEGFTEYGMQTFDQSLMQLYRENKISYEEALRHSSNPSEFDLRVRGIESTSDKTWDLFEGKPAEGEAERAFSLKRPEKS; the protein is encoded by the coding sequence ATGATCGCGCTGCGGGCTTCGGATCTTCACTTGAAGGCCGGCGCGCCGCCGATCTACCGGATCGACGGCGAGCTCCGGCGCACGGATCTTCCCGCGCTCGCGCCGGAGGATCTCCTCGCGCTGGCGGACCAAGTCCTCACCCAGGACCAGAAGGATGGTCTGAACGACGAGCTCCAACTCGACTTCGCGCTGAACATCGAGGGGGTCGCGCGCTTCCGCGCGAACTTCCACACGCAGCGCGGATCGCTCGCGATGACGTTCCGCGTCGTCCCCTTCCACATCGCGGAGATCGAGGCGCTGAACCTCCCGCAGGTGGTCGAGGAGATCGCGATGAAGCCGCGCGGCCTCGTGCTCGTCACGGGGACCGTCGGAAGCGGCAAGTCGACCACCCTCGCGGCGATGATCGACCGGATCAACCGGACGAGGAACGCGAAGATCATCACGATCGAGGATCCGATCGAGTTCGTGCACGAGGACCGGAAAGGGCTCATCATCCAGAGAGAAGTGGGGGAGGACACCCGCTCGTTCGAGGGGGCGCTTCGCCACGTGCTCCGGCAGGATCCGAACGTGATCCTGATCGGCGAGATCCGCGACATCGGCACGATGTCCGTCGCGCTCACCGCGGCGAACACGGGGCATCTCGTTCTCTCGACGCTCCACACGATCGACTCGATCCAGACGATCAACCGCGTGGTCTCGTTCTTCCCCCCGCACCAGCACAAAGAGGTGCGCTTCCTTCTCGCCTCGTCGCTCCAGGCGATCGTTTCGCAGCGGCTCGTGAGGTGCGCGGACCGAACCGGGCGGATTCCGGCCGTGGAGGTTCTCCTTTGCACCGCCACGATCCGGGACTATATTCTGGATCCGGAGAAGACGCCGCTCATTCGGAACGCGATCCAAGAAGGGTTCACCGAGTACGGCATGCAGACGTTCGATCAGTCGCTGATGCAGCTCTACCGGGAAAACAAGATCAGCTACGAGGAAGCGCTCCGGCACTCCTCGAACCCGAGCGAGTTCGACCTCCGCGTGCGGGGCATCGAATCGACATCCGACAAGACGTGGGATCTCTTCGAAGGGAAGCCCGCGGAGGGAGAGGCCGAGCGCGCGTTCTCCCTCAAGCGTCCCGAGAAGTCCTGA
- a CDS encoding 3-dehydroquinate dehydratase yields the protein MAGGSAGKITVLHGPNLDRLGAREPEIYGTETLEIVNREIRSLAESLGYTVEIRQTNQEAEMIEHLLRADGDSVGIVLNAGAWTHTSLALREAVRGLRVPAIEVHLSNVYAREPFRRTSVIEDLVAGKILGFGKESYLLALRAIDALHRRKTKRP from the coding sequence TTGGCCGGGGGATCTGCGGGGAAGATCACCGTCCTGCACGGGCCGAACCTCGACCGGCTCGGAGCCCGTGAGCCGGAAATCTACGGCACGGAAACGTTGGAGATCGTGAACCGGGAGATCCGCTCGCTCGCGGAATCGCTCGGCTACACGGTCGAGATTCGACAGACGAACCAAGAGGCGGAGATGATCGAGCATCTCCTCCGAGCCGACGGCGACTCGGTGGGGATCGTCCTCAACGCCGGCGCCTGGACGCACACGAGCCTCGCTCTTCGCGAGGCGGTGAGGGGTCTTCGAGTGCCGGCGATCGAGGTTCATCTCTCCAATGTTTATGCCCGGGAGCCGTTCCGGCGGACATCCGTGATCGAGGACCTCGTCGCCGGAAAGATCCTCGGGTTCGGCAAGGAGAGCTACCTTCTCGCGCTCCGCGCGATCGATGCTCTTCACAGGAGGAAGACAAAGCGACCATGA
- a CDS encoding tetratricopeptide repeat protein, translating to MKRVGIETAVDTAFDRLRTALEKDPGSLAFVGLAHVVLERGEPDEAVRLCRDGLLRHPNHSTGHLLLGLALERSGREEDALGAFRQVIELDPGNRIAKTRLGEARRKGISGPEPEAPPAARPLPSTEEENPEGDLGEEIAFFTFSLAEVYEKQGFFERALTIYQRVLTLQPDREDVRGRIRELRRRMALA from the coding sequence ATGAAGCGTGTAGGAATCGAGACCGCGGTCGACACTGCGTTCGACCGCCTCCGGACGGCGCTCGAAAAAGACCCCGGGTCGCTCGCCTTCGTCGGCCTCGCGCACGTCGTTCTCGAGAGAGGCGAGCCCGACGAGGCGGTCCGTCTTTGCCGCGACGGGCTTCTCCGCCATCCGAACCACTCGACCGGCCATCTGCTCCTCGGCTTGGCACTCGAGCGGTCGGGCCGGGAAGAGGACGCCCTGGGGGCCTTCCGGCAGGTGATCGAGCTCGATCCCGGAAACCGGATCGCGAAGACGCGTCTCGGCGAGGCGCGCCGGAAGGGAATCTCCGGCCCCGAACCGGAGGCGCCGCCCGCTGCGCGCCCGCTTCCTTCGACCGAGGAGGAGAATCCCGAGGGGGATCTCGGGGAGGAGATCGCGTTCTTCACCTTCTCTCTCGCGGAGGTCTACGAGAAGCAGGGCTTCTTCGAGAGGGCCCTCACCATCTATCAGAGGGTTCTCACCCTGCAGCCGGACCGGGAGGATGTGCGCGGGCGCATCCGCGAGCTGCGGCGAAGGATGGCTCTCGCCTGA
- the aroB gene encoding 3-dehydroquinate synthase, producing the protein MRRVPVRLGGRSYTIRIAAGILERAGDELRGVSDAERVFLVSDTAVHRLYGVRVECSLRARSFRVSRFLLRPGEKEKTLGSVERIYDALLAAGADRRTLLAALGGGVVGDTAGFAAATWHRGIPFAQIPTTLLAQIDASIGGKTGVDLPSGKNLVGAFHQPAAVLADPACLATLPAREYRSGLAEAVKYGMIRDARFFHLLERNAEGIAARDPALLERVIERCCRIKAEYVAADEEDRTGKRAELNYGHTFGHAVETAAGYGSLRHGEAVAIGMAAASHVSMRLGLLDPADRERLLALLQTFGLPVGGVQAERGTLFRLLLRDKKTEGGRLRIVLTKGIGLATLRPSVPEPLILEALGEVCTRFSGRRRRRSHGG; encoded by the coding sequence TTGAGGCGCGTCCCGGTCCGCCTCGGGGGCCGATCCTACACGATCCGCATCGCCGCCGGAATCCTCGAGCGCGCGGGGGACGAGCTCCGCGGAGTTTCGGACGCCGAGCGCGTCTTCCTCGTTTCCGACACCGCCGTGCACCGGCTCTACGGGGTGCGCGTCGAGTGTTCGCTTCGCGCCCGTTCGTTCCGCGTGAGTCGGTTTCTTCTGCGGCCGGGGGAGAAAGAGAAGACGCTCGGATCGGTCGAGCGGATCTATGATGCCCTCCTCGCCGCGGGGGCCGACCGTCGCACGCTCCTCGCGGCTCTCGGCGGAGGGGTCGTCGGCGACACGGCCGGCTTTGCGGCGGCGACGTGGCATCGCGGGATTCCGTTCGCGCAGATCCCGACCACGCTCCTCGCGCAGATCGACGCGTCGATCGGCGGAAAGACCGGCGTCGATCTTCCGAGCGGAAAGAACCTCGTCGGCGCTTTCCACCAGCCGGCGGCGGTGCTCGCCGACCCGGCCTGCCTGGCGACCCTCCCGGCGCGCGAGTACCGCTCGGGGCTCGCCGAGGCGGTCAAGTACGGCATGATCCGCGATGCGCGCTTCTTCCACCTTCTCGAGAGGAACGCCGAAGGAATCGCGGCGCGCGATCCGGCTCTCCTCGAGCGCGTGATCGAGCGCTGCTGCCGCATCAAGGCCGAATACGTCGCCGCCGACGAGGAGGACCGGACCGGAAAGCGGGCGGAGCTGAACTACGGCCACACGTTCGGGCATGCGGTGGAGACGGCGGCCGGCTATGGGTCTCTTCGCCACGGAGAGGCGGTCGCGATCGGGATGGCGGCGGCGAGCCACGTCTCGATGAGGCTCGGCCTCCTCGATCCGGCCGACCGGGAGCGTCTCCTCGCGCTTCTCCAAACGTTCGGCCTCCCGGTCGGCGGGGTTCAGGCCGAGCGGGGGACGCTCTTCCGGCTTCTCCTTCGCGACAAGAAGACCGAGGGGGGTCGTTTAAGAATCGTATTGACAAAGGGTATCGGCCTTGCTACGTTGCGTCCGTCGGTTCCGGAGCCGCTGATCCTCGAGGCGCTCGGAGAGGTGTGTACCCGCTTTTCCGGGCGGCGGCGCCGGCGTTCTCACGGGGGCTAG
- the accB gene encoding acetyl-CoA carboxylase biotin carboxyl carrier protein, producing MIEHSDVEEIEIIEWWWFKKIRVSKRSAIGSAPPGVHAAQAPLPALAEADKKIEGKPAAEEAETGDLIPIKSPMVGTFYAAPAPDADPYVKLGDRVAKGTLVCIVEAMKLMNEIRSEAAGRVVKILVENGQPVEYGQTLFLLSPA from the coding sequence ATGATCGAGCACAGCGACGTCGAGGAGATCGAGATCATCGAGTGGTGGTGGTTCAAGAAGATCCGGGTCTCGAAGAGATCCGCGATCGGATCCGCCCCGCCGGGGGTCCACGCGGCGCAAGCCCCTCTCCCGGCGCTCGCGGAGGCCGATAAGAAGATCGAGGGGAAACCGGCCGCCGAAGAGGCGGAGACCGGGGATCTCATCCCGATCAAGTCGCCGATGGTGGGCACGTTTTACGCCGCCCCCGCGCCCGACGCCGACCCGTACGTGAAGCTCGGGGACCGCGTCGCGAAGGGGACGCTCGTGTGCATCGTCGAGGCGATGAAGCTGATGAACGAGATCCGCTCCGAAGCGGCGGGCCGCGTCGTCAAGATCCTCGTGGAGAACGGGCAGCCCGTCGAGTACGGGCAGACCCTCTTCCTTCTCAGTCCGGCCTAG
- a CDS encoding 2-phosphosulfolactate phosphatase has protein sequence MKSAPPRLEVVFTPGELGETSLKGKGVVVIDVLRSATTIAKALASGAELVVPLASTEDVTRLASTLERKQILLCGERDGVRIEGYALGNSPSEFTAKAVRGKTLLFTTTNGTGAVARSEGAREIVLASLVNLKALVDHLDGKGDWIVLCSGHRGRFALEDALCAGAIVSRLHARRPDLAVNDAGKSAEFLFRSAGDDLPRIVAGTEAGERLKALGLEADVAFSSRIDSIPIVPIVKDGRIAKPAK, from the coding sequence ATGAAATCCGCACCTCCAAGGCTCGAAGTCGTCTTCACACCGGGCGAGCTCGGAGAGACCTCGCTTAAGGGGAAGGGGGTCGTCGTCATCGACGTTCTCCGCTCCGCCACGACGATCGCGAAAGCGCTCGCGAGCGGCGCCGAGCTCGTCGTTCCTCTCGCGTCGACCGAGGATGTGACGCGACTCGCCTCCACGCTCGAGAGGAAGCAGATCCTCCTTTGCGGCGAAAGGGACGGCGTGCGGATCGAGGGGTACGCGCTCGGCAACTCCCCTTCCGAGTTCACCGCCAAGGCGGTCCGCGGAAAGACGCTCCTCTTCACGACGACGAACGGAACGGGCGCGGTGGCGCGCTCGGAGGGGGCCCGCGAGATCGTGCTCGCCTCGCTCGTGAACCTGAAGGCGCTCGTCGACCACCTCGACGGGAAGGGGGACTGGATCGTTCTCTGCTCCGGGCACCGCGGGCGCTTCGCGCTCGAGGACGCGCTCTGCGCCGGCGCGATCGTGAGCCGGCTCCACGCCCGCCGCCCCGACCTCGCGGTGAACGACGCGGGAAAGAGCGCCGAGTTCCTCTTCCGATCGGCGGGGGACGACCTCCCGCGCATCGTGGCGGGGACCGAGGCGGGCGAGCGCCTCAAGGCTCTCGGGCTCGAGGCGGACGTCGCCTTCTCCTCGCGCATCGACTCCATCCCGATCGTCCCGATCGTCAAGGACGGCCGGATCGCGAAGCCGGCGAAGTAA
- the efp gene encoding elongation factor P, whose amino-acid sequence MIGALDLRAGNVIRLEGELLAVLERHHHKPGKGGAIVRLKLRRVTSGAVIDRTFRASEKFDDVRLDRVKMQFLYESDGEYHFMNGQTFEQVTFGEDFLGEGTQYLKENMEIDVLFHESKPVVCEIPNFVELRVAKTDPGVRGDTASGGTKPAKLESGAVVQVPLFIEEGEVIKVDTRSGTYVERVS is encoded by the coding sequence ATGATCGGTGCGTTGGATCTCAGGGCGGGGAACGTGATCCGCCTCGAGGGGGAGCTCCTGGCGGTGCTCGAAAGACATCACCACAAGCCGGGGAAGGGGGGCGCGATCGTTCGCCTCAAGCTCCGCCGCGTGACGAGCGGAGCGGTGATCGATCGGACCTTCCGGGCGAGCGAGAAGTTCGACGACGTCCGGCTCGACCGGGTGAAGATGCAGTTCCTGTATGAGTCGGACGGCGAATACCACTTCATGAACGGCCAAACGTTCGAGCAGGTCACCTTCGGTGAGGACTTCCTCGGCGAGGGTACTCAATATCTCAAGGAAAACATGGAGATCGACGTGCTCTTCCACGAGAGCAAACCGGTCGTCTGCGAGATCCCGAACTTCGTCGAGCTTCGCGTGGCCAAGACCGATCCCGGCGTCCGCGGCGACACCGCGAGCGGAGGGACAAAGCCGGCGAAGCTCGAGTCGGGCGCCGTCGTCCAGGTGCCGCTCTTCATCGAAGAGGGCGAGGTGATCAAGGTGGACACCCGATCCGGAACCTACGTGGAGCGGGTTTCCTGA
- the accC gene encoding acetyl-CoA carboxylase biotin carboxylase subunit: MFRKVLIANRGEIALRVIRACRELGIETVAIYSEADQDSLHVHYADEDVCVGSPPSAESYLNIPRILAAAEVSGVDAIHPGYGFLAENPRFAEMVESNGIRFIGPSAEVIRRMGNKAAARRTMIEAGVPVVPGSEGLVQSDTEAVRIAREIGYPVMVKASAGGGGKGMRIARDDASLAEGLRMARNEAESAFGDSSVYLEKLIVSAKHIEFQIIADSHGNVVHLGERDCSIQRRHQKLIEESPCPVLDERTRGAMGEAAVRGARGVGYEGAGTIEFLYDRTNGQYYFMEMNTRIQVEHPVTEEVTGIDLVRTQIAAAAGEPLPFKQEEVRFRGHSIECRVNAEDPEKGFIPSAGTLETFHPPGGPGVRVDSHAHSGYVVPPHYDSLLAKLIVKDDTREAAIVRMRRALGEFVVEGVRTTIPFHLRLLEHSRFLAGDTDTRFAEELDAGEEGKRVSRAS; the protein is encoded by the coding sequence TTGTTCCGCAAGGTCCTCATCGCGAACCGAGGCGAGATCGCGCTCCGCGTGATCCGCGCCTGTCGCGAGCTCGGCATCGAGACCGTGGCGATCTACTCGGAGGCGGACCAGGATTCGCTGCACGTGCACTACGCCGACGAGGACGTGTGCGTCGGCTCGCCGCCGAGTGCGGAGAGCTATCTCAACATCCCGCGCATTCTCGCCGCCGCGGAGGTGTCGGGAGTGGACGCGATCCACCCCGGCTACGGCTTCCTCGCGGAGAACCCGCGCTTCGCGGAGATGGTCGAGTCGAACGGGATTCGCTTCATCGGGCCGAGCGCCGAGGTGATCCGCCGCATGGGGAACAAGGCGGCCGCGCGCCGCACGATGATCGAAGCGGGGGTTCCGGTCGTCCCGGGGAGCGAGGGGCTCGTCCAGTCGGACACCGAGGCGGTTCGGATCGCGCGGGAGATCGGCTATCCGGTGATGGTCAAGGCGTCGGCGGGAGGGGGCGGGAAGGGGATGAGGATCGCGAGGGACGACGCCTCGCTCGCCGAGGGGCTCCGCATGGCGCGGAACGAAGCGGAGTCCGCGTTCGGCGATTCGAGCGTGTACCTCGAGAAGCTGATCGTGTCGGCGAAGCACATCGAGTTCCAGATCATCGCAGACTCCCACGGCAACGTCGTCCATCTCGGGGAGAGGGACTGCTCGATCCAAAGGCGACATCAGAAGCTGATCGAGGAGTCCCCGTGCCCCGTGCTCGACGAGAGAACGCGCGGGGCGATGGGGGAGGCGGCGGTTCGCGGCGCGCGCGGCGTCGGCTACGAGGGGGCCGGGACGATCGAGTTCCTTTATGATCGAACGAACGGTCAATACTACTTCATGGAGATGAACACGCGCATCCAGGTGGAGCATCCGGTGACCGAGGAGGTGACGGGGATCGACCTCGTGAGAACCCAGATCGCCGCCGCCGCCGGGGAGCCGCTCCCCTTCAAGCAGGAGGAAGTCCGCTTCCGCGGGCACTCGATCGAATGCCGGGTCAACGCCGAGGATCCGGAGAAGGGGTTCATCCCCTCGGCGGGAACGCTCGAGACGTTCCATCCGCCGGGAGGCCCCGGCGTCCGCGTCGATTCGCATGCTCACAGCGGCTACGTGGTCCCGCCCCACTACGACTCCCTCCTCGCGAAGCTCATCGTGAAGGACGACACGCGCGAGGCGGCGATCGTCCGCATGCGGCGAGCGCTCGGCGAGTTCGTCGTCGAGGGGGTGCGCACCACGATCCCGTTCCATCTTCGCCTTCTCGAGCACTCCCGGTTCCTCGCGGGGGACACGGATACCCGCTTCGCGGAGGAGCTCGACGCCGGCGAAGAAGGGAAGAGGGTGAGCCGCGCCTCATGA
- a CDS encoding DUF4837 family protein, translating to MARPNRVRFLLALSLLHAGMISVSCERLMPALGSYDEIHVIADRRPSEEVMKPLRETFEIPFETVQEETLFHLNPVASKDLAEVDSRKNYLVLVDLSERGPAFHLAQKTLGAAPLDEAGRSGKASYLFVDNAIARYQTHAFLIAERASAFPQAARANGRAIRDGFLQSNRRRILEFLLFRGENLTLARTIHERFGWTIQMPAPFEESAEHVDAGFFSMKMDRPGRLLFVYWADGCENLPDTSRVVALRDSLGMLYYDEDYVERSRTTAFMGTFQGRPAVRVHGLWQNEKYTIGGPFRSIAFRDENRGRLYLLDYAVYAPGIAKKYYLWELESVIETFRTGSPPAAPSPRTGAAS from the coding sequence ATGGCCCGTCCGAACCGCGTTCGCTTTCTTCTCGCTCTGTCGCTCCTTCATGCGGGAATGATCTCCGTCTCGTGCGAGCGCTTGATGCCCGCGCTCGGCTCCTACGACGAGATCCACGTCATCGCCGACCGCCGTCCCTCGGAGGAGGTGATGAAGCCTCTCCGCGAGACCTTCGAGATCCCCTTCGAGACCGTCCAGGAAGAAACCCTCTTTCATCTGAACCCGGTCGCGTCGAAGGACCTCGCCGAGGTGGATAGCCGGAAGAACTATCTCGTCCTCGTCGATCTTTCCGAGCGAGGCCCCGCCTTCCACCTCGCGCAGAAGACGCTCGGAGCCGCGCCGCTCGACGAGGCGGGTCGAAGCGGGAAGGCGAGCTACCTCTTCGTCGACAACGCGATCGCACGCTATCAAACGCACGCGTTCCTGATCGCCGAGCGGGCGTCCGCCTTTCCCCAGGCCGCCCGCGCGAACGGACGCGCGATCCGGGACGGCTTCCTTCAGTCAAACCGCCGGCGGATCCTCGAGTTTCTTCTCTTCCGAGGGGAGAACCTCACGCTCGCGCGCACGATCCACGAGAGGTTCGGATGGACTATTCAGATGCCCGCGCCGTTCGAGGAGAGCGCGGAGCACGTGGACGCCGGCTTCTTCTCGATGAAAATGGACCGGCCTGGGCGGCTTCTCTTCGTGTATTGGGCGGACGGTTGCGAGAACCTGCCCGATACCAGTCGGGTCGTCGCGCTTCGGGACAGCCTGGGGATGCTCTATTACGATGAGGATTACGTCGAGCGTTCCCGCACGACCGCCTTCATGGGGACGTTTCAGGGGCGCCCGGCGGTCCGCGTGCACGGGCTTTGGCAGAACGAGAAGTACACGATCGGCGGTCCGTTCCGCTCGATCGCCTTCCGCGACGAGAATAGAGGAAGGCTCTACCTGCTCGACTACGCCGTCTACGCGCCGGGCATCGCGAAGAAGTACTACCTCTGGGAGCTCGAGTCGGTGATCGAGACGTTCCGAACCGGGTCTCCGCCCGCCGCGCCTTCCCCCCGAACAGGGGCCGCCTCTTGA
- a CDS encoding zf-HC2 domain-containing protein: MDTKSKTCKKTRDWFSSYYDGVLSKNDSSRFDEHLRACPSCKSSYDRFTALLRGARTLPRVRTGPEFEARLFARIRAERSAPARVSWWQELARIPLPVPIGAAAVVLLAVFAYTRVGVDRAPAPAPSGAPAETVSRPSGADDVPIRTNTRPSFLDGFERGSDMGRVVGIDLHGPPYPGDVHPRTAVFVAPCDLNGVPLEGPYEPVLVEPGTRARRGPNADTSGAVDTFTSR; encoded by the coding sequence CCTGCAAAAAGACGCGCGATTGGTTCTCCTCGTACTATGACGGGGTTCTCTCGAAGAACGATTCCTCGAGGTTCGATGAGCATCTTCGCGCATGTCCATCTTGTAAGAGCAGTTACGATCGGTTCACCGCGCTCCTGAGGGGTGCGCGAACGCTTCCGCGGGTGCGGACCGGCCCGGAGTTCGAGGCACGGCTCTTCGCCCGCATCCGCGCGGAGCGGAGCGCGCCGGCGCGGGTCTCCTGGTGGCAGGAGCTCGCGCGCATCCCGCTCCCGGTTCCGATCGGGGCGGCCGCGGTCGTTCTCCTCGCGGTCTTCGCCTACACGCGGGTTGGGGTCGATCGCGCGCCGGCGCCGGCCCCCTCGGGAGCGCCCGCGGAAACCGTCTCGCGCCCCTCCGGCGCCGACGACGTTCCGATCCGGACGAACACGCGCCCGAGCTTCCTCGACGGGTTCGAACGGGGCTCCGACATGGGGCGGGTCGTCGGGATCGATCTGCACGGGCCTCCCTATCCAGGCGATGTGCACCCGAGGACGGCCGTCTTCGTCGCGCCTTGCGACCTGAACGGTGTTCCCCTGGAAGGGCCGTACGAGCCGGTCCTCGTGGAACCGGGGACGCGCGCCCGGCGCGGACCGAATGCCGACACCTCCGGCGCCGTTGACACCTTCACCTCCCGGTAG